Proteins encoded within one genomic window of Microbacterium soli:
- a CDS encoding DUF177 domain-containing protein, with protein MNGPFFLPVRDIVRKPGEMREHRFSVTLPERWGEGIVTVEAGESVDLEVRLESVHEGILVSGTADSDYTGVCSRCLTDITRPVEVEFQELFAYPGEEETDFEVQDDHVDLETLVRDAVVLSLPFQPVCQPDCPGLDPSTGEKLTVGTDAESSAPIDPRWSVLRQITDQDAQAGSRGAEKEES; from the coding sequence GTGAACGGACCCTTTTTCCTGCCCGTCCGCGACATCGTCCGCAAACCGGGGGAGATGCGCGAGCATCGTTTCTCGGTGACTCTCCCGGAGCGATGGGGCGAGGGGATCGTGACCGTCGAGGCGGGCGAGAGCGTCGACCTTGAAGTGCGCCTGGAGTCCGTCCACGAGGGCATCCTCGTCTCGGGGACGGCGGATTCGGACTACACCGGGGTGTGCAGTCGCTGCCTCACCGACATCACCCGGCCGGTCGAAGTCGAGTTCCAGGAGCTTTTCGCGTATCCTGGGGAGGAAGAAACTGACTTCGAGGTTCAAGACGACCACGTGGATCTTGAAACTCTGGTCAGGGATGCGGTGGTATTGTCGCTTCCATTTCAGCCGGTGTGCCAGCCGGATTGCCCGGGCCTCGACCCGAGTACGGGTGAGAAGCTGACTGTTGGCACCGACGCAGAGAGTTCTGCCCCCATCGATCCTCGGTGGAGCGTGCTCCGACAGATCACAGACCAGGACGCCCAGGCAGGAAGCCGCGGCGCCGAGAAAGAAGAGAGTTAG
- the coaD gene encoding pantetheine-phosphate adenylyltransferase yields the protein MNSRIAVVPGSFDPPTLGHLDVIRRAARLYEELHVLVVHNPGKEAMLPIAQRLNLLERSIADAGIDGHVIVGSWSMGLLVDYARDVDAGVLVKGIRSQVDVAYESPMAIVNRHLADIETVFLLPDPAHAMVSSSLVRQVAALGGDVAPFVPPAVAAFLDTGARGI from the coding sequence GTGAACAGTCGTATCGCCGTCGTCCCGGGGTCCTTCGATCCGCCCACCCTCGGGCACCTCGATGTGATCCGCCGCGCGGCCCGACTGTACGAGGAGCTGCACGTGCTGGTCGTGCACAACCCGGGCAAGGAGGCGATGCTCCCCATCGCGCAGCGGCTGAACCTGCTGGAGCGGTCGATCGCGGACGCCGGCATCGACGGGCACGTCATCGTCGGCTCATGGAGCATGGGCCTGCTGGTCGACTATGCGCGGGACGTGGATGCGGGAGTCCTGGTCAAGGGCATCCGCTCCCAGGTCGACGTCGCCTACGAGTCGCCGATGGCCATCGTCAACAGGCATCTCGCCGACATCGAGACCGTGTTCCTGCTGCCCGACCCCGCGCACGCGATGGTCTCCAGCTCCCTGGTGCGCCAGGTCGCCGCCCTCGGCGGGGACGTCGCGCCGTTCGTCCCGCCGGCCGTGGCGGCGTTCCTCGACACGGGCGCGCGCGGCATCTGA
- a CDS encoding ATP-dependent DNA helicase RecG, whose translation MPFELDTPLTTAVGATDARALDRSFGMKTAGDLLGHYPRRYADPAELTPIRELPIGETVTIVAEVLASSARPMRNRRGAMTEVVIGDGVGRMSLTFFAKGMSQAEWRARELAVGRRGIFSGKVGMFKNTIQFAHPDYELFDDLDAAQRKATARQNIPIPIYPATSTIASWRIAKAVAAVLDRLGAVPEPLPEALRAGEGLLTAREALERIHRPQDRAQIAPAVRTLRVHEALILQAALLQQREQVRSMTATPREAAPDGLLARFDAMLPFALTEDQRLVGAQIAADLTASRPMNRLVQGEVGSGKTLVALRAMLQVAESGGQAALIAPTEVLAAQHLRSITKMLGPELAPQLIPTLLTGQMSAPERRKAALRVASGQSLVVIGTHALLSEKTTFADLALVVVDEQHRFGVEQRAALRAKGSAPHALVLTATPIPRTVAMTVFGDLDTSVIRSLPTGRAGIQTFTAPLAEHPSWFQRVWARAAEEIAAGRQVFAVCPAIDTTKDTVEADGVGPADPEGKGPRWGVVQLAEALATHPELSSVRRAVLHGRMPAEEKDAVMRAFARGEIDLLIATTVIEVGVDVPNASTMIIMEADRFGVSQLHQLRGRVGRGEHPGLCLLVTEAEEGTLARERVEAVAATSDGFELAEVDLELRGEGDVLGDSQSGARSSLRLLRVVKDAALISRAREIAAGIFADDPRLERHPALRAAIERRVSDADRAALGKN comes from the coding sequence ATGCCCTTCGAGCTGGACACGCCGCTGACCACCGCGGTCGGTGCGACCGATGCGCGGGCGCTGGACCGGTCCTTCGGCATGAAGACGGCGGGCGACCTGCTCGGCCACTACCCGCGTCGGTACGCGGATCCCGCCGAGCTCACCCCCATCCGGGAGTTGCCGATCGGGGAGACGGTCACGATCGTCGCCGAGGTGCTGGCCTCCAGTGCGCGACCCATGAGGAACAGGCGCGGGGCGATGACCGAGGTCGTCATCGGCGATGGGGTGGGGCGCATGTCGTTGACGTTCTTCGCCAAGGGCATGAGCCAGGCCGAATGGCGCGCGCGGGAGTTGGCGGTGGGCCGCCGGGGGATCTTCTCCGGCAAGGTCGGCATGTTCAAGAACACCATCCAGTTCGCGCATCCCGACTACGAGCTCTTCGACGATCTGGATGCGGCTCAGCGCAAGGCCACCGCGCGGCAGAACATCCCCATCCCGATCTACCCGGCGACCTCGACGATCGCGAGCTGGCGCATCGCGAAGGCCGTCGCGGCGGTGCTGGACAGGCTCGGCGCGGTGCCCGAGCCGCTGCCGGAGGCGCTGCGCGCGGGGGAGGGGCTGCTCACCGCGCGTGAGGCGCTCGAGCGCATCCACCGCCCGCAGGACCGTGCGCAGATCGCTCCCGCGGTGCGCACGCTGCGCGTGCACGAGGCGCTCATCCTCCAGGCGGCGTTGCTGCAGCAGCGGGAGCAGGTGCGCTCGATGACGGCCACCCCGCGCGAAGCCGCACCGGACGGTCTGCTCGCCCGGTTCGATGCGATGCTGCCGTTCGCACTCACCGAGGACCAGCGGCTCGTGGGTGCACAGATCGCGGCCGATCTCACCGCCTCTCGCCCGATGAACCGCCTCGTGCAGGGCGAGGTCGGCTCCGGCAAGACGCTTGTCGCGCTGCGTGCCATGCTCCAGGTGGCCGAGAGCGGCGGACAGGCCGCGCTCATCGCCCCCACGGAGGTGCTCGCCGCGCAGCATCTGCGCTCGATCACGAAGATGCTGGGTCCGGAACTCGCCCCGCAGCTGATCCCGACACTGCTGACCGGGCAGATGTCCGCTCCAGAACGGCGCAAGGCGGCCTTGCGGGTGGCGTCCGGACAGTCGCTGGTCGTGATCGGCACGCATGCGCTGCTGTCCGAGAAGACCACCTTCGCCGATCTGGCCCTGGTCGTCGTCGACGAGCAGCACCGATTCGGCGTCGAGCAGCGCGCGGCGCTGCGGGCGAAGGGGAGCGCGCCGCACGCGCTGGTGCTGACGGCGACCCCCATCCCTCGCACCGTCGCCATGACCGTCTTCGGAGACCTGGACACCTCGGTGATCCGCTCCCTGCCCACAGGGCGTGCGGGCATCCAGACCTTCACCGCACCGCTGGCGGAGCACCCGTCCTGGTTCCAGCGGGTATGGGCGCGAGCGGCGGAGGAGATCGCCGCCGGGCGGCAGGTGTTCGCGGTGTGCCCGGCCATCGACACCACGAAGGACACGGTGGAGGCCGACGGCGTGGGACCCGCGGACCCGGAGGGGAAGGGCCCGCGGTGGGGCGTCGTGCAGCTCGCAGAGGCGCTCGCCACGCATCCGGAACTCTCTTCCGTCCGCCGCGCGGTGCTGCACGGGCGGATGCCCGCCGAGGAGAAGGATGCCGTGATGCGCGCCTTCGCGCGCGGCGAGATCGATCTGCTCATCGCCACCACGGTCATCGAGGTGGGCGTGGACGTCCCCAACGCATCGACGATGATCATCATGGAGGCCGACCGGTTCGGCGTCTCCCAGCTGCACCAGCTGCGGGGCCGGGTGGGCCGTGGCGAGCATCCGGGGCTGTGCCTGCTGGTGACCGAGGCCGAGGAGGGAACGCTCGCGCGCGAGCGTGTGGAGGCGGTCGCCGCCACGTCGGACGGCTTCGAGCTCGCCGAGGTCGATCTGGAGCTGCGCGGCGAGGGGGATGTGCTGGGCGACTCCCAGTCCGGCGCGCGGTCCTCGCTGCGCCTGCTTCGGGTCGTGAAGGACGCCGCCCTCATCTCGCGTGCGCGGGAGATCGCCGCAGGCATCTTCGCGGACGATCCCCGCCTCGAACGGCACCCGGCACTGAGAGCGGCGATCGAGAGGCGCGTGTCGGATGCCGACCGTGCCGCCCTCGGAAAGAACTGA
- the rsmD gene encoding 16S rRNA (guanine(966)-N(2))-methyltransferase RsmD, translating to MTRIIAGAARGIRIDVPGAGTRPTSDRVRESVFGALESMGAIDGSRVLDLYAGSGALGLEAWSRGASSVDLVERSRSAATVVERNGAAVARALGAARGPRVHQGAVRAFLGRTTGPYDLVFTDPPYDMEDAVMTADLVALGPSLSADAIVVIERAKRSSPPDLDAAGLVPLREKSYGDTSVWWATPVGAGPDTEAQSTAPSQSR from the coding sequence GTGACGAGGATCATCGCCGGCGCCGCGCGCGGCATCCGCATCGACGTGCCGGGGGCGGGAACCCGCCCCACCAGCGATCGCGTGCGCGAGTCGGTGTTCGGTGCCCTGGAGTCGATGGGGGCCATCGACGGATCCCGTGTGCTCGACCTGTATGCAGGCAGCGGCGCCCTGGGACTGGAGGCATGGAGCCGCGGTGCGTCATCCGTCGACCTCGTCGAGCGATCGAGGTCCGCCGCGACCGTGGTGGAGCGCAACGGCGCCGCCGTCGCCCGGGCTCTCGGCGCCGCTCGCGGCCCGCGCGTGCACCAGGGCGCGGTGCGGGCGTTCCTCGGTCGCACGACCGGCCCCTACGATCTCGTGTTCACCGACCCGCCGTACGACATGGAGGACGCCGTGATGACGGCCGACCTGGTGGCGCTGGGCCCCTCGCTGTCGGCCGACGCCATCGTCGTCATCGAACGCGCGAAGCGCTCCAGCCCGCCCGATCTCGACGCCGCCGGGCTCGTCCCGCTGCGTGAGAAGTCCTACGGCGACACGTCCGTATGGTGGGCGACTCCGGTCGGCGCCGGGCCCGACACCGAAGCTCAGTCGACGGCGCCGTCCCAGTCCCGGTAG
- the thiL gene encoding thiamine-phosphate kinase, with amino-acid sequence MASEPDEDPRIGDISEGTVLRAILARTPAASHAMLGPGDDAAVITAPSASVVATTDTLVDGPDFRTAWSSGYDLGWKAAAVNLSDVAAMGAVPTALLVALAVPRETRLSAITAMAEGFRAACDALAPGCAVVGGDLTVSDRLMIAVTALGDLEGRPAVTRAGARVGDVVALAGELGAAAAGLQILFGRFHEGGAPTAVDVGVLGAAERRAVERQRRPHPPIGLGSVAAEAGATAMMDVSDGLALDAARMSEASGVCIDFSSEALDALAFEGDRGRALAGGEDHGLLAVFPADVDLPGGFHRLGVVAPRNEHSVLLDGAPIPAAGWDPYRDWDGAVD; translated from the coding sequence ATGGCATCCGAACCCGACGAGGACCCGCGCATCGGCGACATCTCGGAGGGGACGGTGCTGCGGGCCATCCTCGCGCGCACCCCGGCGGCATCGCACGCGATGCTGGGACCGGGCGACGACGCGGCCGTGATCACCGCGCCCTCGGCATCCGTCGTGGCCACCACGGACACCCTCGTCGACGGACCGGACTTCCGCACCGCGTGGTCGAGCGGCTACGACCTGGGCTGGAAGGCCGCGGCGGTCAACCTCTCCGATGTCGCGGCGATGGGCGCTGTGCCCACCGCGCTCCTCGTGGCGCTGGCCGTGCCGCGCGAGACGCGGCTGTCCGCGATCACCGCCATGGCCGAGGGTTTCCGCGCGGCGTGCGACGCACTCGCGCCCGGGTGCGCGGTGGTCGGCGGCGACCTGACGGTCTCGGACCGCCTGATGATCGCCGTGACGGCCCTGGGCGACCTGGAGGGGCGCCCTGCCGTGACGCGGGCCGGTGCGCGGGTGGGCGACGTCGTGGCACTCGCGGGCGAGCTCGGGGCCGCCGCAGCGGGGCTGCAGATCCTGTTCGGACGATTCCATGAGGGCGGTGCGCCGACGGCGGTCGACGTGGGCGTCCTGGGCGCGGCCGAGCGACGGGCCGTGGAACGACAGCGGCGTCCGCACCCTCCGATCGGGCTGGGGTCCGTGGCGGCGGAAGCGGGGGCGACCGCGATGATGGACGTGTCGGACGGGCTCGCTCTGGACGCGGCCCGGATGTCCGAGGCATCCGGCGTCTGCATCGATTTCTCCTCTGAAGCACTGGATGCGCTGGCGTTCGAGGGCGACCGCGGCCGCGCACTGGCCGGAGGGGAGGACCACGGTCTGCTCGCGGTCTTCCCCGCGGACGTCGACCTGCCCGGCGGTTTCCACCGCCTCGGCGTCGTGGCGCCGCGCAACGAGCACAGCGTGCTCCTGGACGGCGCGCCGATCCCTGCGGCCGGGTGGGATCCCTACCGGGACTGGGACGGCGCCGTCGACTGA
- a CDS encoding DUF3515 family protein: MLRRLALSAGALLLLALTGCSATVALQPAEDANNPACAEVTVRLPNAIGDLDRRWTDAQATGAYGDPTAVIIACGVAVPGPTADLQCVSLEGIDWLVDESQAPKMRMTTYGRDPAVQVFVDTMVIGANEVLTNTRLVSGIRTIPETSACVAPDELPQ, translated from the coding sequence ATGCTTCGCCGTCTCGCCCTGTCCGCAGGGGCGCTGCTCCTGCTCGCGCTGACCGGGTGCTCGGCGACGGTCGCGCTGCAGCCTGCCGAAGACGCGAACAACCCCGCGTGCGCGGAGGTGACCGTGCGCCTGCCGAATGCCATCGGTGATCTGGATCGGCGCTGGACCGATGCGCAGGCGACCGGCGCGTACGGCGACCCGACCGCGGTGATCATCGCCTGCGGCGTCGCCGTGCCCGGCCCCACCGCCGATCTGCAGTGCGTCAGCCTGGAGGGGATCGACTGGCTCGTCGACGAGTCGCAGGCGCCCAAGATGCGCATGACGACCTACGGCCGCGACCCCGCTGTGCAGGTGTTCGTCGACACCATGGTGATCGGCGCGAACGAGGTGCTCACGAACACGAGGCTCGTCAGCGGCATCCGCACGATCCCCGAGACCAGCGCGTGCGTCGCGCCGGACGAGCTGCCGCAGTAG
- a CDS encoding D-alanine--D-alanine ligase family protein encodes MAQQTVAVLFGGRSSEHSISSATAGGVLAAIDRDRYRVIPIGITREGAFVLERDDPARFALDAEHMPEVVDNGTRVRWPEPSGDRMLRVTASDGTTIDLGEIDVVLPLLHGLHGEDGAIQGFFDVLDVPYAGGGILDSAVCLDKHFTKLALSAAGIDVAPGFTVRRAQWDADPEGVRARVRALGAVVFVKPASAGSSVGVSRVDDGEGLDEAFRVAFDEDSKVLVEARVAGREIEVGVLAGHDGGRARASLPGEVVLTSRSFYDFEGKYLGGDGVEIVCPADVDDALIARLRETAVRAFEAVDGTGLARVDFFVTPEGGLVVNELNTMPGFTPYSMFPKCWIASGLSYTELITELIEAGLRR; translated from the coding sequence ATGGCGCAGCAGACGGTGGCGGTGCTCTTCGGCGGGCGTTCCAGCGAGCATTCGATCAGTTCCGCAACGGCGGGCGGGGTGCTGGCGGCCATTGACCGCGACCGCTACCGGGTGATCCCCATCGGGATCACCCGCGAGGGGGCGTTCGTGCTCGAGCGGGATGATCCCGCGCGCTTCGCTCTCGACGCCGAGCACATGCCGGAGGTCGTCGACAACGGCACCAGAGTGCGCTGGCCCGAGCCCAGCGGCGACCGGATGCTGCGGGTGACCGCCTCGGACGGCACGACGATCGACCTCGGTGAGATCGACGTCGTGCTTCCGCTGCTGCACGGTCTGCACGGTGAGGACGGCGCCATCCAGGGCTTCTTCGACGTACTGGATGTGCCGTACGCCGGCGGGGGGATCCTCGACTCGGCGGTGTGTCTCGACAAGCACTTCACCAAGCTCGCGCTGTCGGCCGCCGGGATCGACGTCGCTCCGGGCTTCACCGTGCGACGCGCGCAGTGGGATGCCGACCCGGAGGGAGTGCGCGCACGGGTGCGCGCACTGGGCGCGGTCGTGTTCGTCAAGCCCGCCAGCGCGGGGTCGAGTGTCGGGGTCTCGCGGGTGGACGACGGCGAGGGGCTGGACGAGGCGTTCCGCGTGGCGTTCGACGAGGACTCCAAGGTGCTCGTGGAGGCGCGGGTGGCGGGCCGTGAGATCGAGGTCGGCGTGCTGGCAGGTCACGATGGGGGGCGTGCGCGGGCATCCCTGCCCGGTGAGGTCGTGCTCACCTCGCGCAGCTTCTACGACTTCGAGGGCAAGTACCTCGGCGGCGACGGCGTCGAGATCGTCTGCCCCGCCGACGTCGATGACGCTCTGATCGCACGGCTGCGGGAGACCGCCGTGCGCGCCTTCGAGGCGGTGGACGGCACGGGCCTGGCGCGCGTCGACTTCTTCGTGACGCCCGAGGGCGGGCTGGTCGTGAACGAGCTGAACACGATGCCGGGGTTCACCCCGTACTCGATGTTCCCCAAGTGCTGGATCGCCTCCGGCCTGAGCTACACCGAGCTGATCACGGAGCTCATCGAGGCCGGCCTGCGCCGGTGA
- a CDS encoding NAD(P)H-dependent glycerol-3-phosphate dehydrogenase, producing MTPRRTTAGAGTRTAIIGAGSWGTTFGKVLADGGAQVTMWARRPELAQEISEAKRNSKYLPGVNLPRTIAATHEIERALDGAEQIYLSVPSQTLRDNLKTFRALLTSTNAPIISLMKGVERSTGLRMSQVIEQELECDPMRVAVASGPNLALEIAREQPTAAVIASRSQETADAVARTARNHYFRSFVNTDVIGTEFGGVLKNLIAVAIGIVDGVGYGENTKASIITRGLVEMTDFAVANGARQETLQGLAGLGDLIATCQSPLSRNNTAGRLLGQGYGFQDVVKQMNQTAEGLASVTPILQLAHESDVHMPIVEQVKMVLDGRMDPRRIAPHLTTDDDTPQEERTNHGAADGGGALRRAFQRAFDQFRNGGRGAGGH from the coding sequence TTGACTCCTAGACGGACGACAGCGGGTGCGGGCACCCGTACGGCCATCATCGGCGCGGGCAGCTGGGGGACGACCTTCGGCAAGGTGCTCGCCGACGGCGGGGCGCAGGTGACGATGTGGGCCAGACGCCCCGAGCTCGCCCAGGAGATCTCCGAGGCCAAGCGGAACTCGAAGTACCTGCCCGGAGTGAACCTTCCGCGCACGATCGCCGCCACGCACGAGATCGAGCGCGCCCTGGACGGCGCCGAGCAGATCTATCTCTCCGTGCCGAGCCAGACGCTGCGGGACAACCTCAAGACCTTCCGCGCGCTGCTCACGAGCACGAACGCCCCCATCATCAGCCTGATGAAGGGTGTCGAGCGCTCCACGGGGCTGCGCATGAGCCAGGTCATCGAGCAGGAGCTCGAGTGCGACCCGATGCGAGTCGCCGTGGCATCCGGACCGAACCTCGCCCTGGAGATCGCACGGGAGCAGCCTACGGCCGCCGTCATCGCCTCCCGCAGCCAGGAGACGGCGGATGCGGTGGCGCGCACCGCGCGGAACCACTACTTCCGCTCCTTCGTGAACACCGATGTGATCGGCACGGAGTTCGGCGGAGTGCTGAAGAACCTCATCGCCGTCGCGATCGGCATCGTCGACGGCGTCGGTTACGGGGAGAACACCAAGGCGTCGATCATCACGCGCGGGCTCGTGGAGATGACGGACTTCGCCGTCGCCAACGGCGCCAGGCAGGAGACCCTGCAGGGCCTGGCGGGGCTGGGCGACCTCATCGCGACCTGCCAGTCCCCGCTCAGCCGCAACAACACGGCGGGGCGTCTGCTCGGTCAGGGATACGGCTTCCAAGACGTCGTCAAGCAGATGAACCAGACGGCGGAGGGACTCGCCTCCGTGACGCCCATCCTGCAGCTGGCGCATGAGTCCGACGTGCACATGCCGATCGTCGAACAGGTGAAGATGGTGCTGGACGGGCGGATGGACCCGCGGCGCATCGCACCGCACCTGACCACCGATGACGACACACCACAGGAGGAGAGGACCAATCATGGCGCAGCAGACGGTGGCGGTGCTCTTCGGCGGGCGTTCCAGCGAGCATTCGATCAGTTCCGCAACGGCGGGCGGGGTGCTGGCGGCCATTGA
- a CDS encoding lysophospholipid acyltransferase family protein: MPASERSRPSLFWLLAVLVIPPVSLLAKITTTDADKLPQRGAFVLAPNHYSEFDPLIVAVSVFRSGRLPRFMAKESLFHVPVLGWVLRRTGMVPVARGSSAAAAKQTMAQSRRLVEDGRGVIVYPEGTLTRDPELWPMRGKSGAVRLALADDIPLIPMAQWGTQHIMGRYQKGLSLWPLRKRVRVIIGDPVDLSDLRGRAAEPAVLNEATARLMTAITELLEQLRDEKAPAERWNPSEHGQRETGRLDS; this comes from the coding sequence ATGCCTGCTTCCGAGCGGAGTCGACCGAGCCTGTTCTGGCTGCTGGCGGTACTGGTCATCCCCCCGGTGTCGTTGCTGGCGAAGATCACCACGACGGATGCCGACAAGCTTCCACAGCGGGGCGCGTTCGTGCTGGCGCCCAACCACTACTCCGAGTTCGACCCGCTGATCGTGGCGGTCTCGGTGTTCCGGTCCGGCCGACTGCCCAGGTTCATGGCGAAGGAGAGCCTGTTCCACGTGCCCGTGCTGGGCTGGGTGCTGCGCCGCACCGGCATGGTCCCCGTGGCACGAGGTTCGTCGGCGGCGGCAGCGAAGCAGACCATGGCGCAGTCCCGCAGGCTCGTGGAGGATGGCCGCGGTGTGATCGTGTATCCCGAGGGGACGCTCACGCGCGACCCGGAGCTGTGGCCGATGCGGGGCAAGTCGGGCGCGGTGCGCCTGGCCCTGGCCGACGACATCCCGCTGATCCCGATGGCGCAGTGGGGGACGCAGCACATCATGGGGCGGTACCAGAAGGGTCTGAGCCTGTGGCCGCTGCGCAAGCGCGTCCGGGTCATCATCGGCGACCCCGTCGACCTGTCCGACCTTCGGGGCAGAGCCGCCGAGCCCGCCGTGCTGAACGAGGCGACGGCGCGGCTGATGACGGCGATCACCGAGCTGTTGGAGCAGCTCCGGGACGAGAAGGCGCCCGCCGAGCGCTGGAATCCATCCGAGCACGGGCAGAGGGAGACGGGTCGCCTTGACTCCTAG
- the murA gene encoding UDP-N-acetylglucosamine 1-carboxyvinyltransferase produces MTTQLRAAAAPEAPAPIASVLAIRGGRPLRGRVDVKGAKNLATKAMVAALLGETTSVLRDVPDLSDVAVVRSLLEVHGVNVTEGDEPGSLVLDPSLVESAHYEEIDAHAGASRIPILFCGPLLHKLGQAFIPDLGGCRIGDRPIDFHLDALRKFGAVVEKQPSGIRLSAPNGLKGANIHLPYPSVGATEQVLLTAVRADGITELRNAAIEPEIMDLIAVLQKMGAIISYEPNRVILIEGVETLRGYDHRCIFDRNEAASWACAALATDGEIFVAGARQQEMLTFLNVFRKVGGWFDVREDGILFRRAGDLKPVVVETDVHPGFMTDWQQPLVVALTQAEGRSVVHETVYENRMGFTEALVKMGADIVVHPHGLQDGPRRVPRRELEQAAVITGPTPLHGADIVVPDLRGGYSHVIAALTAEGESVVSGVDILSRGYEKFLDKLQALGADFDVVR; encoded by the coding sequence ATGACGACCCAGCTCCGCGCCGCCGCAGCCCCCGAGGCTCCGGCTCCGATCGCATCCGTACTCGCGATCCGTGGCGGCAGGCCGCTGCGCGGACGCGTCGACGTGAAGGGGGCGAAGAACCTCGCGACCAAGGCGATGGTCGCCGCCCTGCTCGGCGAGACCACGAGCGTGCTGCGCGACGTGCCCGACCTCAGTGATGTGGCCGTGGTGCGCTCGCTGCTCGAGGTGCACGGAGTCAACGTCACCGAAGGCGACGAGCCCGGCTCTCTCGTGCTCGATCCGAGCCTCGTGGAGTCCGCGCACTACGAGGAGATCGACGCCCACGCCGGCGCCTCCCGCATCCCGATCCTGTTCTGCGGACCCCTGCTGCACAAGCTCGGTCAGGCGTTCATCCCCGACCTCGGCGGCTGCCGCATCGGCGACCGGCCCATCGACTTCCACCTCGACGCGCTGCGCAAGTTCGGCGCGGTCGTCGAGAAGCAGCCCAGCGGCATCCGTCTGTCCGCTCCCAACGGGCTCAAGGGCGCGAACATCCACCTGCCGTACCCGAGCGTGGGCGCCACCGAGCAGGTGCTGCTGACCGCGGTCCGCGCCGATGGCATCACCGAGCTGCGCAATGCGGCCATCGAGCCCGAGATCATGGACCTGATCGCCGTGCTGCAGAAGATGGGCGCGATCATCTCCTACGAGCCCAACCGCGTCATCCTCATCGAGGGCGTCGAGACGCTGCGCGGCTACGACCACCGCTGCATCTTCGACCGCAACGAGGCCGCCTCCTGGGCGTGCGCGGCACTCGCCACCGACGGCGAGATCTTCGTCGCAGGGGCCCGGCAGCAGGAGATGCTGACGTTCCTCAACGTGTTCCGCAAGGTCGGCGGCTGGTTCGACGTCCGTGAGGACGGCATCCTGTTCCGCCGCGCGGGCGACCTCAAGCCCGTCGTCGTGGAGACCGACGTGCATCCCGGGTTCATGACCGACTGGCAGCAGCCCCTCGTCGTCGCGCTCACCCAGGCGGAGGGCCGGTCCGTCGTGCACGAGACCGTGTACGAGAACCGGATGGGCTTCACTGAGGCGCTCGTGAAGATGGGCGCCGACATCGTCGTGCATCCGCACGGTCTGCAGGACGGTCCTCGCCGGGTTCCCCGTCGCGAGCTCGAGCAGGCCGCCGTCATCACCGGGCCCACCCCGCTGCACGGCGCCGACATCGTCGTACCGGACCTGCGCGGCGGCTACAGCCACGTGATCGCGGCGCTGACCGCGGAGGGCGAGTCGGTGGTGTCCGGCGTCGACATCCTTAGCCGTGGGTACGAGAAGTTCCTCGACAAGCTGCAGGCGCTGGGTGCTGACTTCGACGTCGTCCGGTGA
- the leuD gene encoding 3-isopropylmalate dehydratase small subunit, whose translation MEKFTTHTGVAAPLKRSNVDTDQIIPAVFLKRVTKTGFDDALFHEWRKDPAFVLNQEPFQHASVLVAGPDFGTGSSREHAVWALRDYGFRAVLSPRFADIFRGNSGKQGLLAATVDEPDIERIWALIDEEPGRSITIDLEARTATIADFQVSIGIDDYTRWRLLEGLDDIGLTLRNEDKIAQFEARRESWRPRTLPVR comes from the coding sequence ATGGAGAAGTTCACCACGCACACCGGCGTCGCCGCCCCGCTGAAGCGCTCGAACGTCGACACCGATCAGATCATCCCCGCCGTGTTCCTCAAGCGCGTCACCAAGACGGGCTTCGACGACGCGCTGTTCCACGAATGGCGCAAGGACCCGGCGTTCGTCCTCAACCAGGAGCCGTTCCAGCACGCGTCCGTCCTTGTCGCCGGTCCCGACTTCGGCACGGGATCCAGTCGTGAGCACGCGGTCTGGGCGCTGCGCGATTACGGGTTCAGAGCCGTTCTCAGCCCGCGTTTCGCCGATATCTTCCGCGGCAACTCCGGTAAGCAGGGCCTGCTGGCGGCGACCGTCGACGAACCGGACATCGAGCGCATCTGGGCGCTCATCGACGAGGAACCGGGCCGGAGCATCACCATCGACCTGGAGGCCCGCACGGCGACGATCGCGGACTTCCAGGTCTCCATCGGGATCGACGATTACACTAGGTGGCGGCTCCTCGAAGGGCTCGACGACATCGGGCTCACCCTGCGCAACGAAGACAAGATCGCGCAGTTCGAGGCCCGCCGCGAGTCGTGGCGGCCACGTACGCTCCCTGTCCGGTAG